The Streptomyces nigra genome includes the window GGTCGCGCTCGGGCTCTCCAAGGACCTGCTCCAGCGGGCCGCGAGCGTCACCCTGAAGGAGGGCCGCCGGCTCGTCGTCGCCGTTCGGGAGACCCCTTTGAACGGGCAGACGCTGCGGCATCTCGTCACCCTGGACGACGCGGGCGCCATCGTCGTGCCCGCCTCGCCCGCCTTCTACGCGGGGGCCACGCACATCCAGGACCTGGTGGACTTCGTGGCCGGACGCGTCCTGGACGCGGCGGGAGTCCGGCACCGGCTCTACCGCCGGTGGAAGGGCGAACTCGGCGGGGGCGCCCGCCCCGCCTGAGCGGCCCGCCCCGCATCACGCGCCGGCGGCCGTGCTCATCACTTCGGGCAGCAGCAGACCAGCAAGCACGTCAGACCTCTTCAGCGGAAGGCTTCGAATCGCATGGACGCGGTGGACAGGCAGCTCATCCAGGCCCTGAGGGAGAACGGCCGGGCCTCCTACGCGGAGCTGGGGCGCCTCGTCGGGCTGTCGGGACCCAGCGTCACCGACCGCATCAACCGGCTGGAGGCGGCCGGTGTCATCACCGGATACCGCGCCACCGTCGACGCCGCCTCGCTCGGCCTCGGCGTCACCGCCCTGATCGGCATCTCGCTGACGGACGCCACCGACCACGAGGACGTGGCGGGGCGGCTCAAGGACCTCTCCGAGATCGAGGACTGCTGGTTCATCGCCGGCGACGACTCGTACATGCTCAAGGTGCGGGCGACCGACGTGGACGGCCTGGAGAAGATCATCCGGCGGCTCAGCGGGATCGAGGGCGTCTCCCGGACCCGTACCACCATCGTGCTCTCCACGAAGTGGGAGAACAGGGTCGGAGAGCTGCCCGAAGAGGTCTGAGGGCACAGGCGTAACGTGGGGGCGAGCTTCGTGGAAAGGTGTTGGCATGGACGTCGGGCTCAAGCGCGAGCTGGAGGAGAAGGTCCGCTCCGGTGAGCGGCTGTCCCGCGAGGACGGCATCGCGCTGTACGAGTCGGACGACCTGGCGTGGCTCGGCGGCCTCGCCCACGAGGTGCGCACCCGCAAGAACGGCGACGTCGTGCACTTCAACGTCAACCGGCACCTGAACATGACGAACGTGTGCACGGCCTCCTGCGCGTACTGCTCCTTCCAGCGCAAGCCGGGGGAGAAGGACGCGTACACGATGCGCATCGAGGAGGCGGTGAAGCTCGCGAAGGAGATGGAGTCGGAGAACCTGACCGAGCTCCACATCGTCAACGGACTGCACCCGAACCTGCCGTGGCGCTACTACCCGCGCTCGCTGCGGGAGCTGAAGGCCGCGCTGCCGGACGTGTCGCTGAAGGCGTTCACGGCCACGGAGATCCACCACTTCGAGACCATCTCCGGGCTGTCCGCCTCCGAGATCCTCGACGAGCTGATCGACGCCGGTCTGGAGTCGCTGACCGGCGGTGGCGCCGAGATCTTCGACTGGGAGGTCCGCCGGCACATCGTGGACCACCGCACCCACTGGGAGGACTGGTCCCGGATCCACCGCCTGGCGCACGAGAAGGGTCTGAAGACCCCGTGCACCATGCTGTACGGGCACATCGAGGAGCCCCGCCACCGCGTCGACCACGTACTGCGGCTGCGTGAACTGCAGGACGAGACGGGCGGGTTCCAGGTCTTCATCCCGCTGCGCTACCAGCACGACTTCGTCGACATGAAGGACGGCAAAGTCCGCAACCGCCTCCAGGCGCGGACGACGATGGCGACCGGCGCGGAGGCCCTGAAGACCTTCGCGGTCTCCCGGCTGCTGTTCGACAACGTCCCGCATGTGAAGGTCTTCTGGGTCATGCACGGCGTGCAGACCGCCCAGCTGGCCCTCCAGCACGGCGCGGACGACATG containing:
- the mqnE gene encoding aminofutalosine synthase MqnE, which codes for MDVGLKRELEEKVRSGERLSREDGIALYESDDLAWLGGLAHEVRTRKNGDVVHFNVNRHLNMTNVCTASCAYCSFQRKPGEKDAYTMRIEEAVKLAKEMESENLTELHIVNGLHPNLPWRYYPRSLRELKAALPDVSLKAFTATEIHHFETISGLSASEILDELIDAGLESLTGGGAEIFDWEVRRHIVDHRTHWEDWSRIHRLAHEKGLKTPCTMLYGHIEEPRHRVDHVLRLRELQDETGGFQVFIPLRYQHDFVDMKDGKVRNRLQARTTMATGAEALKTFAVSRLLFDNVPHVKVFWVMHGVQTAQLALQHGADDMDGSVVEYKITHDADSFGTPNKLTRDDLLDLIRDAGFRPVERNTRYEIIREFDGPDPLRRESPQPMRI
- a CDS encoding Lrp/AsnC family transcriptional regulator; this translates as MDAVDRQLIQALRENGRASYAELGRLVGLSGPSVTDRINRLEAAGVITGYRATVDAASLGLGVTALIGISLTDATDHEDVAGRLKDLSEIEDCWFIAGDDSYMLKVRATDVDGLEKIIRRLSGIEGVSRTRTTIVLSTKWENRVGELPEEV